The DNA sequence CCAGGTGATCGCCATGTGGAAGGAGTAGTCGCAATGGGCGCGGGTCGACTTGTTGTCCCACATGGTCAGCGCTTCAAGCAGTGACTGGCCGGGCGCGGGCAGGGCGAAATCGATCACCATGGTGGTGCCGCCGGCAAGGGCTGCGCGGGTGCCGCTTTCGAAATCATCGGTCGAATAGGTGCCCATGAACGGCATTTCGAGATGGGTGTGCGGGTCAATGCCGCCGGGCATGACATAGCAGCCGGTGGCGTCGAGCGACTTCTCGCCGACCAGATTGGGGCCGATGGCGGTGATGACGCCGCCCTCGATCATCACGTCCGCCTTGTAGGTCAGATCGGCGGTGACGATTGTTCCGTTCTTGATGACGGTGGTGCTCATGATGCACGTCCTCTTGCTGTTCCAAATTTTGTTCTGATCAGCCGTCTTGATGCGGCCTTTTCAAAAATTCTGCTGGTCTAGTCTGCGTAGCCGGGATTTTCCCGGTCGAGCACAAGTTTCATTTCCTCGAAATGCGAGAATTCGGCGTCCTTGTAGACATCCCATTCCTGCGCGACGGATTCGGCCAATTCATCGTTCATCACGTTGAGCGGCTGGCCGGTCGAATAGGCCAGCACCATGGTGCGCGCGGCGCGTTCGAGATGGTACATCGCGTCGAATGCCTCAGCCACCGTGCGGGCCACTGTGGTGACTCCGTGGTTGGCCATCATGACGTTGGAATAATTGCCAATGGTGGTGGCGATGCGCTCGCCTTCGGCTTCATCATTGGCGATGCCGCCGAAACTCATGTCCATTGCCAGCCGGTTGAAGAACCGTGCCGTGGTCTGGTCGATCGGCTTGATCGAAGGGTCTTTCAGACCTGCAAGGGCTGTGGCATGCGGCGGGTGAAGATGCAGGACCACTCGGGCATGCGGCACGTGCTTGTGGATGGCGGAATGGATCGACCAGGCTGACGGATCGGGCGCATTCGGGCGCTTCATTGTCTCGGGATCATCGGCGTCGACCAGCAACAGTTCGCTGGCCTTGGCGCGGGAGAAATGCTTCCAGCGCGGGTTGACCAGAAATTTCTTGCCGTCAGGCGAGACGGCAGCAGAGAAATGGTTGGCGACGCCTTCGTGCCAGTCGTAATAGGCGGCGAGCCTCAGCGCTGCGGCGAGATCGACGCGCAATTGTTGTTCGTCAGCACGATCGATCGGTACGATGTTTGATGTTGTGCTCATGGTTTTACTCCACCACTCCTGCTGTTTCGACGACCGCATGCATCAGCACGTCGGCACCGGCACCAGCCCATTCCTTGGAAATGTCTTCGGCTTCGTTGTGGCTCAATCCGTCGACGCAGGGGCACATGACCATGGCGGTTGGCGCCACGCGGTTGATCCAGCATGCATCGTGGCCTGCGCCGGAAATAATGTCCATGTGCGAATAGCCGAGTCGCTCGGCGGCGTCGCGCACAGCCTTGACGCAATCGCGGTCGAATTCCGGCGGATCGAACTGGCCGACGATCTCGGCCTCGAAGCCGACACCGAGCGCGTCGCAGAGTTTTGGCGCTTCTGCCATCAACCGCTCGACCATCCCGTTGAGCGTATCGATTTCATGGCTGCGGAAATCGATGGTGAAGACCGCCTTGCCCGGAATGATGTTGCGGGAATTGGGATAGACATCGACATGACCGATGGCGCCCACTGCGTTCGGCGCGTTGTCCATGGCGATTGTGTGCACCAGCTCGGTGATCTGGGCCAGGCCGCGGCCGGCGTTCTTGCGCATCGGCATCGGGGTTGAGCCGGTGTGGCTTTCCTTGCCGGTGACAGTGCACTGGATCCAGCGCAGACCCTGGCCGTGGGTGACGACACCGATGTCCTTGCCCTGAGCCTCGAGAATCGGGCCCTGCTCAATGTGCAGTTCGAACAATGCATGCATCTTGCGGGCGCCGACTTCCTCGTCGCCCTTCCAGCCGATACGGACCAGCTCATCGCCAAAGCGCTTGCCCTTGGCGTCTTCCCGGTCATAGGCCCAGTCCTGTTCGTGCACGCCGGCAAAGACGCCGGAAGCGAGCATGGCGGGCGCAAAACGAGTGCCTTCCTCGTTGGTCCAGTTGACCACCACGATCGGGTGCTTGGTCTTGATGTCGAGATCATTGAGCGTGCGGACCAGCTCCAATCCGGCCAGCACGCCGAGGACGCCGTCATATTTGCCGCCGGTGGGCTGAGTGTCGAGGTGGCTGCCGACATAGACCGGCAGCGCATCGGGATCGGTTCCGGGCCGGGTCATGAACATGTTGCCCATGGTGTCGACGTCCATGGTCATGCCGGCATCCTCGCACCAGCGCTGGAACAGTTTGCGGCCTTCGCCGTCCTCGTCGGTCAGGGTCTGGCGGTTGTTGCCGCCGGCGATGCCGGGTCCGATCTTGGCCATATCCATGAGCGAATCCCAAAGCCGGTCGGCGTTGATGCGAAGATTGGCTGCGGGTGCGGACATGGTCGTCTCCTATTTCAGTTCGACTTCGACAAAGCTCATCGTCTTTGTCCCGGCATTGATGACATTGTGCTCGACCCCGATCGGGCGGCGATAGGCGTCGCCTGCCGCCATGGTCACGGTGCGGGATGTCCCGCCGGGTTCTTCGAGCAACATTTCGCAGTCGGTGACCAGTGTGATCACGTAATCATGGCCGTGAACATGCCACCCGGTTTCAGCCCCGGGCGCAAAATCAAAGCGCGTCACGCGGACGCGCTCATCATCGACCAGTGTTGTTGCGGTGGCAGGTTCACGGGTCATGGTTCAGCTCGGAAAATTGAACACGGCGCCCGACTTGATGCCGTTGGGCCAGCGCGAGGTGATGGTTTTCAGACGTGTGTAGAAGCGCACGCCTTCCGGGCCGTAGATCGAGTGATCGCCGAACAGCGAGCGCTTCCAGCCGCCGAAGGAGTGGTAGGCCACCGGCACGGGGATCGGCACGTTGATGCCGACCATGCCGACTTCGATGGAATCGGAGAAGGCGCGGGCGGCGTCGCCATCGCGGGTGAAGATCGCCGTGCCGTTGCCGTATTCATGATCGTTGATCATCTTGACGGCTTCGTCAAAGGTTCCTGCGCGGACAACCGACAGCACCGGTCCGAAGATTTCTTCCTTGTAGATGGTCATGTCGGTGGTGACGCGGTCAAACAGCGTGCCGCCGACAAAGTAACCGTTCTCGTAGCCCTGCAACGAGAAACCGCGACCGTCGACCACCAGTTCGGCGCCTTGGCTGACGCCCTGATCGATGTAGCCGAGCACCTTTTCCTGATGCATCTTGGAGACCACCGGGCCCATCTCGGCGGCCTCGTCGGTGGTCGGGCCGATCTTCAGCGCCTCGACGCGTGGCTTGAGCTTGGCGACCAGCGCATCGGCTGTCTTTTCGCCGACAGGTACTGCAACCGAGATCGCCATGCAGCGTTCGCCGGCCGAGCCGTAGCCTGCGCCCATCAGCGCGTCTGCGACCTGATCCATGTCGGCGTCGGGCATGACCACCATGTGGTTCTTGGCGCCGCCGAGCGCCTGGACGCGTTTGCCATTGGCAGTGCCGCGCGAATAGACATATTCGGCAATCGGGGTGGAGCCGACAAAGCTGATTGCCTTGACGTCGGGGTGATCGAGCAATGTGTCGACGGCGAGCTTGTCGCCATGGACGACGTTCAGGACGCCCTCAGGAAACCCTGCTTCCTGAAACAGCTTCCAGGCCAGCATCGGCGCTGACGGATCACGCTCGGAAGGCTTGAGCACGAAGGTGTTGCCGCAAGCAATGGCGATCGGATACATCCACATCGGCACCATGGCGGGGAAGTTGAACGGGGTGATGCCGGCTACAACCCCGAGCGGTTGGCGGTCGGCGATGGAATCAACGCCAGGTCCGACATTGCGGGAAAAATCGCCTTTCAACAGATTGGGGATGCCGCAGGCGAATTCCACACACTCGATACCGCGGGTGACTTCGCCGAGCGCGTCGTCATGGGTCTTGCCGTGCTCGCGCGAGATTTCGCGGGCAATGTCGCCTGCGTGGCGGTCGAGCAGTTCCTTGAACTTGAACATGAAGCGGGCGCGCTTGAGCGGCGGCATCGCGCCCCAGGCAGGCTGCGCGGCTTTGGCGGAAGCTACAGCCGTGTTGATTTCCTCGACCGTCGAGAGCGGCAGTTCGGCGATTTGCTCGCCGGTGGCCGGATTGAAGATAGGTGACCGCCGGTCCGAGCCGGAAATCGTCAGTTTGCCGCCAATGGCGTTTTCAATGATTTGCATGGTTACGCTAGCCCTTCGAGTACATTACGCAATTTTTCGAACAATTCGTCGATCTGATCCCTGGAGATGATCAAGGGCGGCGAGAGCGCAATGATGTCACCGGTGGTTCGGATCAGCAATCCGTCGTCATAAGCTTTAAGGAAGGCTGAGAAGGCGCGCTTGGTCGGCTCGCCAGCGATCGGGTCCAGTTCAATGGCGCCGATCAGGCCGGTGTTGCGGATGTCGACGACATGCGGGCAATCCTTCAGCGAATGCAGCTGCTCTTCCCAATAGGGCGCGATTTCGGCCGCGCGGGTGAGCAGGCCTTCTTCCTTGTAGGTGTCCAGCGTCGCAAGAGCTGCCGCCGAGGCAATAGGATTGCCTGAATAGGTGTAGCCGTGGAAGAACTCGATCATGTGCTCGGGGCCTTGCATGAAGGCATCATGGATTTCCGAGGTCACGAACACCGCGCCCATCGGGATGACGCCATTGGTCAGTCCCTTGGCCGAAGTGATCATGTCGGGTATGACATCGTAATATTGCGCGGCAAACGGTGCGCCGAGGCGTCCAAAACCGGTGATGACTTCGTCAAAAATCAGCAGAATGCCGTGCCTGGTGCAGATTTCGCGCAGCTTCTTGAGGTATCCCACCGGCGGGATCAACACACCGGTGGAACCGGCGACGGGTTCGACAATGACGGCGGCGATGGTGGAGGCGT is a window from the Hoeflea sp. IMCC20628 genome containing:
- a CDS encoding CoA-acylating methylmalonate-semialdehyde dehydrogenase; this translates as MQIIENAIGGKLTISGSDRRSPIFNPATGEQIAELPLSTVEEINTAVASAKAAQPAWGAMPPLKRARFMFKFKELLDRHAGDIAREISREHGKTHDDALGEVTRGIECVEFACGIPNLLKGDFSRNVGPGVDSIADRQPLGVVAGITPFNFPAMVPMWMYPIAIACGNTFVLKPSERDPSAPMLAWKLFQEAGFPEGVLNVVHGDKLAVDTLLDHPDVKAISFVGSTPIAEYVYSRGTANGKRVQALGGAKNHMVVMPDADMDQVADALMGAGYGSAGERCMAISVAVPVGEKTADALVAKLKPRVEALKIGPTTDEAAEMGPVVSKMHQEKVLGYIDQGVSQGAELVVDGRGFSLQGYENGYFVGGTLFDRVTTDMTIYKEEIFGPVLSVVRAGTFDEAVKMINDHEYGNGTAIFTRDGDAARAFSDSIEVGMVGINVPIPVPVAYHSFGGWKRSLFGDHSIYGPEGVRFYTRLKTITSRWPNGIKSGAVFNFPS
- a CDS encoding class II aldolase/adducin family protein, translating into MSTTSNIVPIDRADEQQLRVDLAAALRLAAYYDWHEGVANHFSAAVSPDGKKFLVNPRWKHFSRAKASELLLVDADDPETMKRPNAPDPSAWSIHSAIHKHVPHARVVLHLHPPHATALAGLKDPSIKPIDQTTARFFNRLAMDMSFGGIANDEAEGERIATTIGNYSNVMMANHGVTTVARTVAEAFDAMYHLERAARTMVLAYSTGQPLNVMNDELAESVAQEWDVYKDAEFSHFEEMKLVLDRENPGYAD
- a CDS encoding cupin domain-containing protein; amino-acid sequence: MTREPATATTLVDDERVRVTRFDFAPGAETGWHVHGHDYVITLVTDCEMLLEEPGGTSRTVTMAAGDAYRRPIGVEHNVINAGTKTMSFVEVELK
- a CDS encoding Zn-dependent hydrolase — protein: MSAPAANLRINADRLWDSLMDMAKIGPGIAGGNNRQTLTDEDGEGRKLFQRWCEDAGMTMDVDTMGNMFMTRPGTDPDALPVYVGSHLDTQPTGGKYDGVLGVLAGLELVRTLNDLDIKTKHPIVVVNWTNEEGTRFAPAMLASGVFAGVHEQDWAYDREDAKGKRFGDELVRIGWKGDEEVGARKMHALFELHIEQGPILEAQGKDIGVVTHGQGLRWIQCTVTGKESHTGSTPMPMRKNAGRGLAQITELVHTIAMDNAPNAVGAIGHVDVYPNSRNIIPGKAVFTIDFRSHEIDTLNGMVERLMAEAPKLCDALGVGFEAEIVGQFDPPEFDRDCVKAVRDAAERLGYSHMDIISGAGHDACWINRVAPTAMVMCPCVDGLSHNEAEDISKEWAGAGADVLMHAVVETAGVVE
- a CDS encoding aspartate aminotransferase family protein produces the protein MSNRLNTSPNDLRAFWMPFTANRQFKQDPRMLVGAKDMHFTTSDGRQILDGTAGLWCVNAGHCRPKITEAIAQQAGELDYAPAFQMGHPKAFELANRLVDIAPDGMNHVMFTNSGSESVETALKVALAYHRVKGDGSRSRLIGRERGYHGVNFGGISVGGIVSNRKMFGTLLTGVDHMPHTHLPAQNAFTKGQPEHGGDLASELERIVTLHDASTIAAVIVEPVAGSTGVLIPPVGYLKKLREICTRHGILLIFDEVITGFGRLGAPFAAQYYDVIPDMITSAKGLTNGVIPMGAVFVTSEIHDAFMQGPEHMIEFFHGYTYSGNPIASAAALATLDTYKEEGLLTRAAEIAPYWEEQLHSLKDCPHVVDIRNTGLIGAIELDPIAGEPTKRAFSAFLKAYDDGLLIRTTGDIIALSPPLIISRDQIDELFEKLRNVLEGLA